The nucleotide sequence CTGACGAAGATGGATTATTTTGTCGAAGGCGTGGCAGGGAAAGTTTCCGGAAAGTAATAGGTTTGCATATAAACTTGCTGTAATATTGCCGGAAACGGGAGTCGGGCCGGGGATACATGCGCATTCCCGGCCTACCCATAGAGCAGAGCTTGAACAAGCCCGTACCGGAGATCGACCCATGGATAGACTGGAAGTATTCAAGATTATCGCGCTGCAAGCGAGCAAGGGCGAACTGACGTTCCCCGCCAACGTCAAGGCCACCTTGAAGCTTCAGGAAGCGCTGGACGACCCCGATTGCCATATCGAAGCGGCCGCACGGATGGTCATGGCCGAGCCGTTGCTGTCGGCCAGGGTCGTGGCCTTGGCCAACTCGGCCGCCTACAACCGTTCCGGCAATGAAATCGCCAATGTGCGCGCGGCCGTCTCGCGCCTGGGCTTTGCCACCTTGAAGTCGATGGTGGCGTCCGTTATCGTGCGCCAGCTGGGCAGCCAGATCACGGACCCGCAATTGCGCGCCAAGTCCGCCAAGCTGTGGGAACACACGGCCCACGTGGCTGCGTTGAGCCAGGTCATCGCCAAAAAGGTCACGCATGTGGACGTGGAAACGGCCATGTTCGCCGCCATCGTGCATGAAGTGGGCGGCTTTTATCTGCTGTCGCGCGCCGAGGAATATCCTGGCTTGCTCGACGACAACACGGAAGACTGGATCGAATA is from Janthinobacterium sp. 61 and encodes:
- a CDS encoding HDOD domain-containing protein, whose product is MDRLEVFKIIALQASKGELTFPANVKATLKLQEALDDPDCHIEAAARMVMAEPLLSARVVALANSAAYNRSGNEIANVRAAVSRLGFATLKSMVASVIVRQLGSQITDPQLRAKSAKLWEHTAHVAALSQVIAKKVTHVDVETAMFAAIVHEVGGFYLLSRAEEYPGLLDDNTEDWIEYGEKLIGRGVLRQLQVPDMVLQAVEGMWHGGSPFPPRTLGATLVLANDLSPVGSPLHPPESAARRQAAAKIDFGIGGSTLHTILDESAEEIESLAAALLV